The following proteins are encoded in a genomic region of Nitrospirota bacterium:
- the rapZ gene encoding RNase adapter RapZ: MAGLKLVVISGLSGSGKSHALKCFEDVGYFCIDNLPPALLPTFVELCHQQGGEIKNVALGIDVRERVFFSDLVGILEQVKALGHSVELMFFEAREEVLVRRFSESRRPHPLLPHLPMLEGVRFEKEHLADLRRHADRIIDTSDLTVHELRELLAKRFGQEGTPRRLTISLVTFGFKFGVPVDIDLLFDVRFLQNPFFVPDLKPLTGEDPRVRSYVLTDPDAVAFIGQLEGLFKFLVPLFERERRSYVNVGIGCTGGRHRSVAIAGRLQESFAVIGYQTTVTHRDINK, from the coding sequence ATGGCCGGACTCAAGCTAGTCGTGATCAGCGGTCTTTCCGGTTCAGGGAAGTCGCACGCCCTCAAATGTTTCGAGGATGTCGGATACTTCTGTATCGACAATTTGCCGCCGGCGCTGCTGCCGACGTTCGTCGAATTGTGTCATCAGCAGGGGGGCGAGATTAAGAATGTCGCGCTCGGCATCGATGTCCGTGAGCGCGTATTTTTTTCTGATCTCGTGGGAATCCTTGAGCAGGTCAAAGCCCTGGGCCATTCGGTCGAGTTGATGTTTTTCGAGGCGCGCGAAGAGGTGCTGGTTCGGCGTTTCTCGGAGTCCAGGCGGCCTCATCCGTTGCTGCCGCATCTCCCCATGCTGGAAGGGGTGCGCTTCGAGAAGGAACATCTTGCCGATCTGCGCCGCCACGCCGACCGCATTATTGATACCTCTGATTTGACGGTGCATGAACTGCGAGAGCTATTGGCCAAGCGGTTTGGGCAGGAGGGGACGCCTCGCCGGTTGACGATCTCGCTGGTCACGTTTGGCTTCAAATTCGGCGTGCCGGTCGATATCGACCTTCTGTTCGATGTCCGGTTTTTGCAGAATCCATTCTTCGTGCCAGACCTCAAGCCATTGACCGGGGAAGATCCCCGAGTACGGAGTTATGTGCTGACCGATCCTGACGCGGTCGCCTTTATCGGGCAACTTGAGGGCCTCTTTAAATTCCTCGTGCCCCTCTTCGAGCGAGAGCGCCGCAGCTACGTGAATGTCGGGATTGGTTGCACCGGCGGCCGCCATCGGTCGGTGGCGATTGCCGGACGGCTTCAAGAAAGCTTCGCGGTAATCGGCTATCAAACAACCGTCACCCATCGCGACATCAATAAGTAG
- the raiA gene encoding ribosome-associated translation inhibitor RaiA: MKGSMPMKITGRHLVVTPALKAHVEKRFERLARYDVKLSHLEVILSVSKLQHTAEVVCTVQGRRIQAKATTPEMYATIDQLVTRLAAQIRKYKERQADHKAPVKKLARKAVRPSAPQEEIEPELEVVRPARTVLTLEEAKRRLDPLPGSLLVFTLRASGKLQILQRIGRDRMVLIDPS, encoded by the coding sequence ATGAAAGGATCAATGCCGATGAAGATTACAGGACGACATCTCGTGGTGACGCCGGCGCTCAAGGCGCATGTGGAGAAACGGTTTGAACGGCTGGCGCGGTATGACGTGAAGCTGAGCCATCTGGAAGTCATTTTGAGTGTGAGCAAGCTACAACATACGGCGGAGGTCGTCTGCACGGTGCAGGGACGCCGGATTCAGGCGAAAGCGACGACGCCGGAAATGTATGCAACGATCGATCAGCTGGTGACCAGGCTGGCCGCGCAGATCCGTAAGTACAAGGAGCGCCAGGCCGATCACAAGGCGCCGGTCAAGAAATTAGCGCGCAAGGCTGTGCGCCCCTCTGCGCCTCAGGAAGAGATCGAACCGGAGCTGGAGGTCGTTCGTCCCGCGAGAACGGTGTTGACGCTTGAAGAAGCGAAGCGCCGGCTGGATCCTCTGCCTGGTTCGTTGCTGGTGTTTACGCTGCGCGCATCGGGGAAGTTGCAGATCCTTCAGCGTATCGGTCGTGATCGCATGGTGCTGATCGATCCGTCGTAA
- the rpoN gene encoding RNA polymerase factor sigma-54, translating to MKLRLDLRLSQKLIMTPQLQQAIKLLQLSRLELQQSLTQHLMENPLLEELPTEAEDSEAGSVEEKAEEEAASASSDSAAAGESTLEERDTPDEASAAGWEEYFGSDRRIGGSESSSSSQDEFPSYEQTMAKAASLEDHLLWQLSFSGLSEREKAIGRSIIGNLDDDGYLRMSLAEMVAGTDFTEVEAESVLKDVQSFDPTGVAARDLAECLLLQIGHLGKSPMGSLGARPGALKGSIVEAIVQHHLKDLEKKQYARIAKALDVTVEEVFQATKVIEVLEPKPGRPFSNTQNYVIVPDVFVVKNEGEWVVLLNDDGLPRMRISPYYKQLMGAGESGSGETKAYLDEKLRAAQWVIRSIEQRNKTIVKVVSSIVKFQEQFFEKGVQHLKPLVLKQVAEDIGMHESTISRVTANKYMYCPQGMLELKFFFNAGLQRADQPSDMMSSVTVREMIRIMVAEEDPAHPLKDEEIAARLLTKQVVIARRTVAKYRAEEHIPSATQRKRFF from the coding sequence ATGAAGCTCAGGCTCGATCTCAGGCTGAGCCAAAAGCTCATCATGACCCCGCAATTGCAGCAGGCGATCAAGCTGTTGCAATTGTCGCGGCTCGAGCTCCAGCAGAGCTTGACCCAGCATTTGATGGAAAATCCTCTCTTAGAGGAGCTTCCGACTGAGGCGGAGGACAGCGAGGCTGGCAGCGTCGAGGAAAAGGCTGAGGAAGAGGCGGCGTCCGCGAGCAGCGACTCGGCGGCGGCGGGGGAGTCGACTCTGGAAGAGCGTGACACGCCGGATGAGGCCTCGGCCGCTGGATGGGAAGAATATTTCGGGAGCGATCGCCGGATCGGCGGATCTGAGTCCTCCTCGTCCTCGCAGGACGAGTTTCCTTCCTATGAACAAACCATGGCAAAAGCGGCTTCCTTGGAGGACCATCTCCTCTGGCAGCTGTCGTTTTCCGGGTTGTCGGAACGTGAGAAGGCGATCGGGCGGTCGATCATCGGCAATCTTGACGATGACGGGTATCTGCGCATGTCTCTTGCGGAGATGGTCGCCGGGACCGATTTTACGGAAGTCGAAGCCGAATCGGTTCTCAAGGATGTGCAGAGTTTCGACCCGACCGGCGTGGCGGCCAGAGATCTTGCGGAATGTCTGCTTTTGCAAATCGGACATTTGGGGAAGAGCCCCATGGGATCACTAGGGGCCAGGCCTGGCGCCTTGAAGGGGTCGATCGTTGAAGCCATCGTGCAGCACCACCTCAAAGATCTTGAGAAGAAACAGTATGCGAGGATTGCCAAAGCCTTAGACGTTACGGTGGAAGAGGTGTTTCAGGCCACGAAGGTCATCGAAGTGCTTGAGCCCAAGCCGGGGCGGCCCTTTTCCAATACCCAGAATTATGTGATTGTGCCGGACGTGTTCGTCGTCAAAAACGAAGGCGAGTGGGTGGTGCTCCTGAACGATGACGGGCTCCCGCGCATGAGGATCAGCCCCTATTATAAGCAATTGATGGGGGCGGGCGAGAGCGGATCGGGAGAGACGAAAGCCTATCTGGATGAGAAATTGCGCGCCGCCCAATGGGTCATTCGCAGCATCGAACAGCGTAATAAGACGATCGTGAAGGTGGTGTCGAGCATCGTGAAGTTTCAGGAGCAATTCTTTGAAAAGGGCGTGCAACACCTCAAGCCGCTGGTCCTTAAGCAGGTGGCTGAGGATATCGGGATGCACGAATCGACCATCAGCCGCGTGACGGCGAACAAGTATATGTATTGTCCGCAGGGCATGCTGGAGCTGAAATTCTTTTTCAATGCGGGCCTGCAGCGAGCGGATCAGCCTTCCGACATGATGTCCTCTGTGACGGTTCGAGAGATGATCCGGATTATGGTGGCAGAGGAGGATCCTGCCCATCCCCTGAAAGATGAAGAGATTGCGGCGCGGTTGCTCACGAAGCAGGTGGTGATCGCGCGGCGGACGGTGGCCAAGTATCGGGCGGAAGAGCATATTCCATCGGCCACCCAACGGAAGCGGTTTTTTTAG
- the lptB gene encoding LPS export ABC transporter ATP-binding protein, with protein sequence MNIVEGAGLCATGLVKSFRARKVVKGVSIDVRAGEVVGLLGPNGAGKTTIFDMIVGLCKPDEGQISLGDEAITDLPMYRRARKGIGYLPQESSVFRRLSVEDNILAILETLDYSRTERRERADALLKELDLSHIKTSMAYALSGGERRRLEITRALATNPSFMLLDEPFAGIDPIAVADIQHIIIRLKEKGIGILITDHNVQETLSITDRAYIINEGLILEAGSPESIVKSERARAIYLGDRFKL encoded by the coding sequence GTGAATATTGTCGAAGGTGCGGGTTTGTGCGCGACGGGGCTGGTGAAAAGCTTTCGTGCCCGCAAGGTCGTGAAAGGCGTCTCGATCGACGTCCGCGCCGGTGAAGTCGTGGGGTTGCTGGGCCCGAACGGGGCCGGGAAGACCACGATTTTCGACATGATTGTTGGTTTGTGCAAGCCAGACGAAGGGCAGATTTCGCTCGGCGACGAGGCGATCACGGATCTGCCGATGTACCGGCGTGCCCGCAAGGGTATCGGCTATCTTCCGCAAGAATCGTCGGTGTTTCGACGGTTGTCGGTGGAAGACAATATTCTGGCAATTCTTGAAACGCTGGACTACTCTCGGACAGAGCGGCGTGAACGGGCCGATGCCCTGCTCAAAGAGCTGGATCTCAGCCATATCAAAACGAGCATGGCCTATGCGCTGTCGGGCGGCGAACGTCGGCGATTGGAAATTACCAGGGCGCTCGCAACCAATCCGTCATTTATGTTGCTGGACGAGCCCTTTGCCGGGATCGACCCGATTGCCGTGGCGGATATCCAGCACATCATCATCCGCTTGAAGGAAAAGGGCATTGGCATTTTGATCACCGATCACAATGTCCAGGAAACGCTCTCCATCACGGATCGGGCGTATATCATCAACGAGGGGTTGATTCTCGAGGCCGGGTCTCCCGAATCGATCGTCAAGAGCGAGAGGGCTCGGGCCATTTATCTGGGGGATCGATTTAAGCTATGA
- the lptC gene encoding LPS export ABC transporter periplasmic protein LptC: MWQRLVRRGLLALSVVLACFLAYLLMTNSTAVPPPTATAPGSMDSSDATISQFTFTQAKGDVVQWQVEAHEARLFEQDKKTMLKVVAVTLFGRQGKELTVTGDDGVLNTETKDFVLSNKSEPLVVHIESGYVIYTNHLAWTDKTREIRTKDPVRIVGHGLEVTGRGLLGHLDTEEFEVLEDVHVDLAPAS; the protein is encoded by the coding sequence GTGTGGCAACGCTTAGTCAGGCGCGGTTTGTTAGCGCTCAGTGTGGTGTTGGCCTGTTTCCTGGCTTATCTCCTCATGACTAATTCAACAGCCGTTCCTCCTCCAACTGCGACAGCGCCTGGTTCCATGGATAGTTCCGATGCCACGATTTCACAGTTTACCTTCACGCAAGCAAAGGGTGACGTGGTGCAATGGCAGGTGGAGGCGCACGAGGCTCGGCTCTTTGAGCAAGATAAAAAGACGATGCTGAAGGTCGTGGCGGTCACGTTGTTCGGTCGACAGGGGAAGGAATTGACGGTGACCGGCGATGACGGAGTCTTGAACACGGAGACCAAGGACTTTGTGCTGTCCAACAAATCGGAACCGCTGGTAGTGCATATTGAAAGTGGCTATGTGATTTACACAAACCATTTGGCGTGGACTGACAAGACACGAGAGATCCGCACGAAGGATCCGGTCCGTATCGTGGGGCATGGCTTAGAGGTGACGGGGCGCGGCTTGCTCGGGCATTTGGATACAGAGGAATTTGAAGTACTTGAGGATGTACATGTGGATTTGGCTCCTGCTTCTTAA
- the rplQ gene encoding 50S ribosomal protein L17 has translation MRHRKNGRQLGRKTKHRWALFRSLVTSLLEHERIETTEAKAKEIRGFTDRMITLGKEGSLPARRQALAFIRSKDVVSKLFSDVAARFKDRTGGYTRTVKTRRRIGDAAKMVAIELVTRPDAVPAKKSVSTEAVPASPTAD, from the coding sequence GTGCGTCACAGAAAAAATGGCAGACAGCTTGGACGAAAGACGAAGCACCGATGGGCCCTATTCCGGAGTCTTGTGACGTCCCTGCTCGAACATGAGCGGATCGAGACGACTGAGGCGAAGGCGAAGGAAATCCGTGGGTTCACGGATCGGATGATCACGCTCGGTAAAGAAGGGTCATTGCCGGCTCGGCGGCAGGCGCTTGCATTTATCCGGAGCAAGGACGTCGTTTCGAAACTATTCAGCGATGTTGCGGCCCGGTTCAAAGACCGTACCGGCGGCTATACGAGGACCGTCAAGACGCGCCGCCGCATTGGCGATGCGGCAAAGATGGTCGCGATCGAACTCGTGACTCGTCCTGATGCGGTGCCGGCGAAGAAATCAGTCTCTACAGAAGCAGTTCCTGCGAGTCCCACTGCCGACTAG
- a CDS encoding DNA-directed RNA polymerase subunit alpha translates to MKDFQIPMRVEVDKDTQTQTFGRFTTEAYERGFGTTVGNALRRVLLSSLTGAAVTTVKIEGVLHEFSTIPGITEDVTSIILNVKGLRLAVHTDKPKTLRLKKKGPGEAKGSDIIHDADVTILTPNLHIATLDKDSLFDMEMTVKHGRGYVPAERNKEEGLPIGVIAIDSVFSPIKRVNFHVENARVGRMTDYDKLTLEIWTDGTISPRDALSTAAGIMRDHVDIFINADERVEGRADLGSDEAQREVNKHLFRSVNELELSVRAANCLKNANIKTIADLVQKTEGEMLRTKNFGKKSLNEIKEILTEMGLGLGVKLDAVQSTSGNPKSE, encoded by the coding sequence ATGAAGGACTTTCAGATCCCGATGCGGGTGGAAGTCGATAAGGATACCCAGACTCAAACGTTCGGCCGGTTTACGACGGAGGCCTATGAGCGTGGGTTCGGGACGACCGTCGGCAATGCCTTGCGACGTGTGTTGTTGTCGTCGCTGACCGGCGCAGCTGTGACCACCGTGAAGATCGAAGGGGTGCTGCACGAGTTCTCCACGATTCCGGGGATCACGGAGGATGTGACCTCTATTATTTTGAACGTCAAAGGGCTGCGACTCGCGGTCCATACCGATAAGCCGAAGACGCTCCGTCTGAAGAAGAAGGGCCCCGGCGAAGCCAAGGGGTCCGACATTATTCATGATGCAGACGTGACCATCCTGACGCCGAACCTCCATATCGCAACCTTGGACAAGGATTCTTTGTTCGATATGGAAATGACGGTGAAGCATGGGCGGGGCTATGTGCCCGCTGAGCGAAACAAGGAAGAGGGGCTGCCCATCGGTGTCATCGCCATAGATTCGGTGTTCTCACCGATCAAGCGCGTGAATTTCCATGTGGAAAATGCCCGTGTCGGACGGATGACCGACTATGATAAGTTGACCTTGGAAATCTGGACGGATGGCACTATCTCACCGCGGGATGCCTTGTCCACAGCCGCTGGCATTATGCGCGACCATGTGGATATCTTCATCAACGCCGACGAGCGAGTCGAGGGGCGCGCGGATCTGGGGAGCGATGAGGCGCAGCGTGAGGTCAATAAGCATCTGTTCCGCAGTGTGAATGAGTTGGAGTTATCAGTCCGCGCCGCGAATTGCTTGAAGAACGCGAACATCAAGACCATCGCCGACTTGGTGCAGAAGACCGAGGGCGAGATGTTGCGGACGAAGAATTTCGGCAAGAAGTCGCTGAACGAAATTAAAGAGATCCTGACGGAAATGGGCCTGGGGCTCGGCGTCAAGTTGGACGCGGTGCAATCCACGAGCGGTAATCCGAAGAGCGAGTAA
- the rpsD gene encoding 30S ribosomal protein S4, giving the protein MAKYRGPVCRLCRREGEKLFLKGSRCMTAKCAIERRSYPPGQHGQKRPRNSEYSTQLREKQKLRRIYGLMECQFRGLFERAESQSGITGEVLLRLLECRLDNVAYRLGFGASRKEARQLVSHGHLTMNGRKINVPGAQVKAGDIISIRERSRNLISIQAALEAVDGRGIPEWLELDKTAFKGVVRALPTKDQISLPVNEQMVVELYSR; this is encoded by the coding sequence GTGGCAAAGTATCGCGGTCCCGTCTGTCGGTTGTGTCGACGAGAGGGTGAAAAGTTATTTCTGAAAGGCTCGCGCTGTATGACGGCGAAGTGCGCCATCGAGCGGCGAAGCTATCCTCCTGGACAGCACGGACAAAAGCGCCCGAGAAACTCAGAATACAGCACTCAGCTCAGAGAGAAGCAGAAGCTGCGCAGAATCTACGGTTTGATGGAGTGCCAGTTCCGCGGCCTGTTCGAGCGCGCGGAAAGCCAATCCGGTATCACCGGCGAAGTGCTCTTGCGGTTGCTGGAATGCCGGTTGGACAATGTGGCCTACCGGTTAGGCTTTGGCGCCTCACGGAAAGAAGCCAGGCAGCTGGTGAGCCACGGGCATTTGACCATGAACGGCAGAAAGATTAATGTGCCGGGTGCACAGGTCAAAGCAGGCGATATCATCAGCATTCGTGAACGGAGCCGCAATTTGATCTCGATCCAGGCAGCCTTAGAGGCGGTGGATGGGCGAGGCATTCCTGAGTGGCTGGAGCTGGACAAGACGGCCTTCAAAGGTGTGGTCCGTGCCTTGCCGACGAAGGATCAGATTTCGTTGCCGGTGAATGAGCAGATGGTGGTGGAGTTGTATTCCAGGTAG
- the rpsK gene encoding 30S ribosomal protein S11, with translation MSVKKGKKKERRIVQSGVAHVQASFNNTIVTITDMSGNTIVWASSGNQGFKGSRKSTPFAAQRAGEAAARKAMESGMRQVDVYVNGPGSGRESAIRSIQAAGMRINMIRDVTPIPHNGCRPPKRRRV, from the coding sequence ATGAGCGTCAAAAAAGGGAAGAAAAAAGAGCGCCGGATCGTGCAAAGCGGGGTGGCCCATGTTCAGGCCTCCTTCAATAACACGATTGTCACCATCACCGACATGAGCGGCAACACGATCGTGTGGGCCAGCTCAGGGAACCAAGGGTTCAAGGGGTCGCGCAAGAGCACGCCCTTTGCGGCGCAGCGGGCGGGCGAGGCTGCCGCGCGCAAGGCGATGGAGAGCGGGATGCGCCAAGTGGATGTCTATGTGAATGGGCCGGGGTCCGGTCGTGAATCGGCGATTCGGTCTATCCAGGCCGCTGGCATGCGGATCAATATGATTCGTGATGTAACCCCGATTCCGCACAACGGATGCCGTCCTCCTAAGCGGCGGCGCGTCTAG
- the rpsM gene encoding 30S ribosomal protein S13 — protein sequence MARISGVDLPKDKRADIGLTYVYGIGRAAALKILGKAGIDGAIRVKDLTEDHIVKIREIIQESYQVEGDLRKTFSMNIKRLIDSGTYRGLRHRKGLPVRGQRTKTNARTRKGRRSGVGSKPKPPTR from the coding sequence ATGGCTCGTATTTCTGGAGTGGACTTACCGAAGGACAAGCGGGCGGATATCGGCCTGACCTATGTCTATGGCATTGGGCGCGCAGCCGCACTCAAGATCCTGGGCAAGGCGGGGATCGATGGCGCCATTCGCGTCAAGGATTTAACCGAAGATCATATCGTCAAGATCAGAGAAATCATTCAGGAGAGCTATCAGGTCGAAGGCGACCTGAGAAAAACCTTCTCGATGAACATTAAGCGGTTGATTGATAGCGGCACCTACCGCGGTCTGCGCCATCGGAAAGGGTTGCCGGTTCGTGGCCAGCGGACCAAGACGAATGCGCGGACGAGAAAAGGCCGTCGCTCCGGGGTGGGAAGCAAACCGAAACCGCCTACACGTTAA
- the rpmJ gene encoding 50S ribosomal protein L36: MKVKSSVKPICAKCKVVRRKGVVRILCENPRHKQRQG; this comes from the coding sequence ATGAAAGTGAAATCATCCGTCAAGCCGATCTGTGCCAAATGTAAAGTGGTTCGCCGCAAGGGCGTGGTGCGAATTCTCTGTGAGAATCCACGTCACAAGCAGCGCCAAGGATAG
- the infA gene encoding translation initiation factor IF-1 gives MPKEDVIEIQGTVNETLPNAMFRVSLDNGHKILAHISGKMRMHFIRILPGDKVTVELSPYDLTRGRITYRFK, from the coding sequence GTGCCGAAAGAAGACGTCATTGAAATACAAGGCACGGTAAACGAAACGTTACCGAATGCGATGTTCCGAGTGTCGCTGGACAATGGCCATAAAATCCTTGCACACATTTCAGGAAAAATGCGCATGCATTTTATCCGTATTCTTCCTGGCGATAAGGTGACCGTTGAGCTCTCGCCGTACGATTTGACTCGCGGGCGCATCACCTATCGGTTTAAGTAG
- the map gene encoding type I methionyl aminopeptidase: MIILKTVDEIAVMAQASRVVAETLEVLKKAVQPGITTDELDRLAEQEIRARGARPAFKGYRSYPKTLCASVNEQVVHGIPSKRVLKEGDIIGLDLGAIVEGFYGDSAVTVVVGQGSERNARLVRVTEEAMYLGIKQAVVGHRLSDISHAVQQHVESAGYSVVTEFVGHGIGRQLHEEPQVPNYGKPGQGPRLQAGMVLAIEPMVNVGKAAVKVLEDRWTAVTVDGSLSAHFEHTIAIQPSGPPRILSQL; encoded by the coding sequence ATGATCATTCTCAAGACGGTGGATGAGATTGCGGTGATGGCCCAGGCGTCACGGGTGGTCGCTGAGACGTTAGAAGTGCTGAAGAAAGCTGTTCAGCCCGGGATTACGACCGATGAGCTGGACCGTTTGGCGGAGCAAGAGATTCGGGCTCGTGGTGCGCGACCGGCCTTTAAGGGGTATCGCAGTTATCCCAAGACCCTGTGCGCATCGGTGAATGAGCAGGTCGTGCACGGAATTCCCTCCAAGCGAGTGCTGAAGGAGGGGGATATTATCGGGCTCGATCTTGGCGCGATCGTGGAGGGGTTTTACGGAGACTCGGCGGTCACGGTGGTGGTGGGGCAGGGGAGCGAACGCAATGCCCGCCTGGTTCGAGTGACCGAAGAGGCGATGTACCTCGGGATCAAGCAGGCGGTGGTGGGGCATCGGCTTTCAGATATTTCGCATGCGGTTCAGCAGCATGTGGAATCGGCTGGCTACTCGGTCGTGACAGAGTTCGTCGGTCACGGCATCGGTCGTCAGTTGCATGAAGAGCCGCAGGTGCCGAACTACGGGAAGCCTGGACAGGGCCCTCGGTTGCAGGCAGGGATGGTCCTGGCGATCGAACCGATGGTCAATGTGGGGAAGGCGGCCGTCAAGGTTCTTGAGGATCGGTGGACCGCCGTGACGGTCGACGGAAGTCTCTCGGCGCATTTTGAGCATACGATTGCGATTCAGCCGAGTGGGCCTCCGCGTATTTTGAGTCAGCTGTAA
- a CDS encoding adenylate kinase: protein MRVVFLGAPGVGKGTQAERIAAQYRVAKISTGDLLREAVRTRTPLGLEAKSYMDQGKLVPDAVVIGLVREKLADPSCAAGFVLDGFPRTVPQAEELGKALASKAMALDRVVNFQVSREDVVRRLSGRRSCPKCQATFHVDFAKPKADGICDRCGESLVQRSDDQRTAIETRLKVYDEQTAPLVRYYDERQLLSSLDASGAVDVVLQHLSQVLAPYQMR from the coding sequence ATGCGCGTGGTATTTCTCGGCGCACCAGGCGTCGGCAAGGGCACCCAGGCTGAGCGGATTGCGGCGCAGTATCGGGTGGCGAAGATTTCAACCGGTGATCTTCTCCGCGAGGCGGTTCGTACGCGGACGCCGTTGGGACTCGAAGCGAAGAGCTACATGGATCAGGGGAAGCTGGTTCCTGATGCCGTGGTGATCGGGCTAGTGCGGGAGAAGTTAGCTGATCCCAGCTGCGCTGCCGGATTCGTTCTGGATGGATTTCCCAGGACCGTTCCGCAGGCGGAAGAGTTGGGGAAGGCGCTTGCGTCGAAAGCCATGGCCCTCGATCGGGTCGTGAACTTTCAGGTGTCACGGGAAGACGTGGTGCGGCGTTTGAGTGGGCGGAGGAGCTGCCCGAAGTGCCAAGCGACGTTCCATGTGGATTTTGCCAAGCCCAAGGCCGACGGGATTTGCGATCGTTGCGGCGAATCGCTCGTGCAGCGCAGCGACGACCAGCGCACGGCGATCGAGACGCGGTTGAAAGTGTACGACGAGCAAACGGCCCCGCTGGTGCGCTATTATGACGAGCGGCAGTTATTGTCGTCACTGGATGCGTCTGGCGCAGTGGATGTGGTCTTGCAGCATCTCTCCCAGGTGTTGGCGCCGTATCAGATGAGATGA
- the secY gene encoding preprotein translocase subunit SecY produces the protein MFERLLTSFQNIFKIPELRTRILFTMGMLVVYRIGAHIPTPGINGEALSEFLQKQGGALLGFLDIFSGGSLSRLTILALGIMPYISASIILQLLTVVVPHLSKLAKEGERGRKKIIQYTRFGTIGIAVIQGFGIAVGLEQMNQGAFVMSAGWGFRLMTVITLTAGTGFLMWLGEQITERGIGNGISLIIFAGIVARLPAAVAQTFDLYKVGQLSFVLLMALALLMVVVVAAIVFLESGRRKVPVQYAKRVIGRRVFGGQSTHIPLKINTAGVIPPIFASSIIAFPATIAGFFETPWVKAFGAQLAPGSLLYTLMYVGLILFFCFFYTAVVLNPVDMADNMKKYGGFIPGIRPGVRTSDYIYKVLTRITFAGSIYLAIVCVIPEFLIYKLNVPFYFGGTSLLIVIGVGLDTAQQIESHMLMRNYEGFLGKGMAPLRGRNG, from the coding sequence GTGTTTGAGAGGCTCCTGACCAGTTTTCAGAATATTTTCAAAATTCCTGAGCTGCGCACGCGCATCCTCTTCACCATGGGGATGCTGGTGGTGTATCGGATCGGGGCCCATATCCCTACGCCTGGAATCAACGGCGAGGCCCTCTCCGAGTTTCTCCAAAAGCAGGGCGGCGCGCTGCTCGGATTTTTAGATATTTTCTCGGGCGGATCACTCTCGCGGCTGACGATCTTAGCCTTGGGCATTATGCCCTACATCAGCGCGTCGATTATTCTTCAGCTTCTGACCGTGGTCGTTCCGCACCTCTCGAAGTTGGCCAAAGAGGGCGAGCGCGGCCGAAAAAAGATTATTCAATATACTCGGTTCGGGACGATCGGTATTGCGGTGATTCAGGGGTTCGGAATCGCCGTGGGTCTCGAACAGATGAATCAAGGCGCCTTCGTGATGAGCGCAGGGTGGGGCTTCCGTCTGATGACGGTCATCACCTTGACCGCCGGTACGGGCTTCTTGATGTGGCTGGGTGAGCAGATCACCGAGCGAGGTATCGGGAACGGAATTTCGTTGATTATTTTCGCGGGAATCGTCGCGCGCTTGCCCGCTGCCGTCGCCCAGACATTTGATTTGTACAAGGTCGGGCAGTTAAGCTTCGTCCTGCTGATGGCGCTTGCGCTCCTCATGGTCGTCGTCGTGGCGGCCATTGTCTTTCTGGAGAGCGGACGCAGGAAAGTGCCGGTGCAGTATGCGAAACGGGTCATTGGGCGACGTGTCTTCGGCGGGCAGAGTACCCATATCCCGTTGAAGATCAATACGGCTGGAGTGATTCCGCCGATTTTCGCGTCCTCGATTATTGCGTTCCCGGCGACGATCGCCGGTTTTTTTGAAACGCCGTGGGTGAAAGCCTTTGGTGCGCAGCTCGCGCCAGGCTCGCTGCTGTACACCTTGATGTATGTCGGCCTGATTCTGTTTTTCTGCTTTTTTTATACGGCCGTGGTCTTGAACCCGGTGGACATGGCCGACAACATGAAGAAGTACGGAGGATTTATCCCCGGGATTCGGCCTGGAGTCAGGACGTCCGACTATATTTACAAAGTGCTGACGCGCATTACGTTTGCCGGATCGATTTACCTCGCGATCGTTTGCGTGATCCCGGAGTTTTTGATCTATAAGCTGAATGTGCCATTCTATTTCGGCGGGACCTCGCTGCTGATCGTGATCGGGGTCGGTTTGGATACGGCTCAGCAGATTGAGTCGCATATGTTGATGCGGAATTACGAAGGATTTCTCGGCAAGGGCATGGCTCCCCTCCGTGGGCGGAACGGGTAG